Below is a genomic region from Triticum dicoccoides isolate Atlit2015 ecotype Zavitan chromosome 5A, WEW_v2.0, whole genome shotgun sequence.
ccaacaataccgccgaaccaaagcatgacatgctggtaagcagtatgacttatatcgcccacaactcacttgagttctactcgtgcacaacatcaacgcataaaacctaggctcggatcccactgttgggtaacgtagtaatttcaaaaaaatcctatgcacacgcaagatcatggtgatgcatagcaacgagaggggagagtgttgtctacgtacccttgtagaccggaagcggaagcgttagcacaacgcggttgatgtagtcgtacgtcttcacggcccgaccgatcaagcaccgaaactacgacacctccgagttctagcacacgttcagctcgatgacgatccccggactccgatccagcaaagtgtcggggaagagtttcgtcagcacgacggcgtggtgacgatcttgatgttctatcgtcgcatggcttcgcctaagcacctctacaatattaccgaggattatggtggaggggggcaccgcacacggctaagagaacgatcacgaagatcaatttgtgtgtctagaggtgccccctgcccctgtatataaaggagcaagggggagaggccggccggcccttggggcgtgccaaggaggggggagtcctcctcctagtaggagtaggactcccctttcctagtccaactaggaagagagaatggggaaggaaagagagggagagggagagggaaagaggggccgcgccccccctcccctagtccaattcggactcctcatgggagggggcgcgccacctcctgggctgctgtcctctctctcccctcaggcccactaaggcccaatacttccccgggggttccggtaacccttccggcactcccgttttctccgaaatcacccgaaacacttccggtgtccgaatatagccgtccaatatatcgatctttatgtctcgaccatttcgagactcttcgtaatgtccgtgatcatatccgagactccgaacaatcttcggtacatcaaaatatataaactcataatgaaactgtcatcgtaacgttaagcgtgcggaccctacgggttcgagaataatgtagacatgaccgagacacgtctctggtcaataaccaatagcggaacctggatgctcatattgtctcctacatattctacgaagatcttttatcggtcaaaccgcataacaacatacgttgttccctttgtcatcggtatgttacttgcccgagatttgatcgtcggtatctcaatacctagttcaatctcgttaccggcaagtctctttactcgttccgtaatacatcatcctgcagctaacttattagttgcaatgcttgcaaggcttatgtgatgtgcattaccgagagggcccagagatacctcttcgacaatcggagtgacaaatcctaatctcgaaatacgccaacccaacaagtaccttcggagacacctgtagagcacctttataatcacccatttacgttgtgacgtttggtagcacacaaagtgttcctccggtaaacgggagttgcataatctcatagtcataggaacatatataagtcatgaagaaagcaatagcaacaaactaaacgatcaagtgctatgctaacggaatgggttaagtcaatgacatcattctcctaatgatgtgatcccgttaatcaaatgacaactcatgtctatggttaggaaacataaccatctttgatcaacgagctagtcaagtagaggcatactagtgacactctgtttgtctatgtattcacacatgtattatgtttccggttaatacaattctagcatgaataataaacatttatcatgatataaggaaataaataataactttattattgcctctagagcatatttccttcatcatcaAGCTTCATCAGATCTCCAGCAGTGCTCCTTTTCTTCTATTTTGACCTCCAGGTcgttttcttggcgtttatggcggtggctttcgctttcttggcagcctccTGGTCATACTTAACTTTCCAGAAGTCAGAGTTGGCCTGCAGACAGGTAAAAACAAGATAAAGAGTCAGGTAAGTATTAAAACAATACGACTGGGAAAATACAAAAGAGAGAAATAATGACatccttacttctggcaccgggttaagctggtagaaggggtttaacccgacgacactgcaatcttcgtatttcccgttcaccagaagagttgacattgagacaatatcttcttctatcaattgaacggggctgtgacgaagagagtcatccgggcctccaccatactcatacataAGCTTTGACCGGCGGCtcaaagggatgacccgccatgagatcgagcagcgggtcagatcaactctAGTTAACCCGTTCCCCAACAGAGAATTGATCCTTTTGATAGATGGTATCAGCCTCTTGCGTTCAATGACGATAAGCTTATCAGGAAgcgcgaacttggagtcaagacgatcggggcgataacccgacagtggcttctcgtttgctggtgaagtgtcctggcagtagaaccaagtctggttccagtcctttgggtgacttggtaagacaATGAGGGGGAAGACGgcaccctgccggcgctgaattgatatgcctccaagctctaagctaaggccgttggtgcacttgTTCTGCCGGTttagataaaagtattctctaaacaactccacggtcggctcttgttgaagatatacctcacagagcacttggaagttacagatgttagatatggagtcgggcccgatatcttgagggtggagcttgaaaaagtggaggacctctctgaagaactttgagccgggcggtgagaagccacggttcatgtggtcagtaaaaacgATCACCTCACCGTCTcttggattgggccgttcttcttctgggtcaggggcacggtaagacatgacggttttcgttggcaaaaatcctatggtgaagaactcttttaaacgctcctcagttatggttgagggaacccagttataGATGGTTGGTGTtttggacggcatgatgtgcaaAGAACTGAAAAGAAAAGCAACATGCCGGTTCAGTTTAATGGTGAGATTGACAGTTAAGTGATGAAGATGCAAACAAGTAATGGcggcttagttaagggctaatgacatataaggaaaattaaGCCAGCATGATAAGACGCCATGACTACAAATATTTGAAGAAGGCAAATTCAGCTAAgtattgagacaaacaagtttcctacattgcttggtattattccagatcaaatggttattcaaaaaagaaaacaattctagacctaaaaaattCAGTACAGAGGAGTCGGTAAGTTCTGAAGCAGCCTTTTAATCAGAGAAAGGGATCTGTGGATCAAGAAGAGGTACAAAAACACTACCGCGCGAGCATATATATAACTTTTTGGATCAGAAAAGGCTGGCGGTGGAACAACtacgatgaactatgaagaacacacAGGAGTTTGGAAACCCTAGAATGAGGATCTGAGAAGTAAAAAGGGAGACACTTACGATTGCGGATCTCCTGCGGAGGTCGCCACTGTTCTCTGGATCGGttcgggttgatgcagcggccaacgtcGACGGAGACGGAGGTGAAGCGCGGCGGTGGCGAAGCTCGAGCAGCAGGgggtttgcgagaggaagaagacggagcgagagaggagaatgagaaggccgaggcgtgcctatttataaggaaaagatgCGAACAGACGGGCACGAAAATCAAGGGAGagccgaataatggttatccagcTATACAGGCGCCTCGATTCCCGGGAaacattaaagataaaagatccgttggaagatgacgtcatgaaagttttttgcgttttcaagagatgatgtcacggcgggttacaagAAAATTTCAGcgaagataagaagatggatttttgtctaagtattgaagattgacaaaaaacgaagttcaaagtcaacctggggcctaatgttggggatattactatcagttatgacccgcctaggagggaccgagtcagccccaatggcgggttacacaagaagcccagtaaacattcaagattatagtttattaaatcttatagaaggcccaaaggcctgaaggcagtttaaggcctgatattgtgaacccccgtatgtaaggaaagacttgtaaagaaaggcatgtaaaggaaatcACCGAGTCGGACACAattatgagctggccgggactctgtaggccaccaggcgtcaacccatgtatataaggggacgacccggtggcggcttaggggaagaaacaacaagtcgataacCAAACCGGCGAtttgagcctcttggtgatcgaaaccccagcaataccaatcacaactagacgtaggcttttaccttcatcgtaaggggtcgaactagtataaaaccctcttgtgtcctttgtcccgattaacccctttaagcttcctagtgcgatgatcctatgactaagtccttgctctaggacatctgtcgtgacaattccacgacaagttcTGACTTTTGTGGGTAGTCAACCAAATTATGGTTCTTGATTGAAGGCCCCTTGATGAACTACACCGCATGCAGAGGCGACGGTGACCACGGGGAAGAGACCAAGACCATCAACAATCTCTTGCAATGTTCCTCctcatcgccgtcgccgccaccaacAGCAAGAATGATGACCAGCTCATGAGACGGCTACTAGAACATTGGAGCCTTCCTGAGATGGCAACACACTCGAGATTAATAGAGATTGAGAAAGTGGGGGAGAGAGAGGGTGGAGAGGGGAGGAAGATCGGGGGAGGGAGGGGAGAGAAATCTTGCATGTAGACGTTGGTAGAACAAACACTTTTTCAAATATAAATGGGATTTGGTGGTAAGTCATCATTGTGTTTATTCCTAATCTGTCAGACACCATAACTTTCATTTCAAATGTGTAGTAATGTTCTTCGATAAATATGTCTTTAGCTCTTGATATTTTAGTATGGTTGTAAATTGATCCATTCACATATCACTTTGAGAAAAAAAATAGTTGAGGGAAGGAAGAAAAAGAGAGCGCTTAAACGATAAAAAAAAGAAGTCGCTAATGCAGCCCGTTGCAATGCACATGCATTCTACTAGTTAATGGTTGCATCTCAACGACGACTACATACGCATTCCCGTTTAATAGTACAGATACAGATGTATTGTGCTTCCGGTTGTCGTGGATTATGATATTACATGGTAGCTTGCAGAGAGAGAAAGGTGAACAAGTTATCTGGTAGATTTATGTGTCGCCCGTACTAATTCATTTTATGTCTTGCCTACAGTGCGACAGTATTTGGGCCGGCCCAATATTGTAGTTGCACACGATTTAGTGTGTCCGTTGTTTTTCATAGTTTTTTGTCGGCTTTCTTCAGGGTTTCTAAGGTTTTATTCAGGGGATTTtcgtttttaattttttttcttcagcTGATGTTTCTCTATTCGATTTTCACCGATTTTCTTcagatttttctttttctcctttttttcttttgttaCACATGTCTTATTTTTTCATATACATTATACATTTTTGTACACGTTAGAAATATTTtgcatacatgtttaacattttcaaatacatgaCTAACATTTATTTAAATATATGTTTTGACGTTTACttgttttcatacacattgtatgtAATATTTTCCAAATATATGATTAACACTTTTTTCAGATGTATGTTTTTCAACTGTTTTATAATATTTGTTAAACATTTTACAAAAGCACAtttaaaatatattttttgacatggAACTTATTTGAACTATGTGAACGTTTTTACATGGTACAAATACTCCCTTCGTtctcaaatataagtctttctagagattctaataagtgactacatacggagcaaaatgagtgaatctacacactaaaatatgtctatatacatccatatattgtagtccatttgaaatgtctaaaaagagttatatttaggaacagagggagtatatttttaaATGTTACAAACATATTTTTAAATGTGGCATACTGTTTTTACTTGTAATGTTTTTTAAAAAAAGTTGTCAAAAAATGCTTTTGAaacacatgatcattcctagaatgTCACATACTTATTTTTCTAATGGTACAACATTTTCTAAAAATTGAGCGAACATAACTTTTTAAACTGCATGGATTTTTTAAATAACTAAATTATTTTTTCGAAATATATGTATTTAGTGTTTTTCAAAACATACAAAAGTAAAAAAAGTGAGTGACATCATCATGATGCCAGCCTGATGGAGGCTACTTGGCCAGGCCACTACCAGGTCCTGTAGGCAAGCCGAGCTACTGTCTCACGCGAAGTGAGACATAGCTGCGCCCCACTTTAgcgcaaagaaaaaaaaagatgagCACCGCtgtcttttttttttgaggaatctcGCCAAACTTTATTGATTCAAAAGAATGGTCATCGGTACAAGGTTCGGATCATGGGGCATGCCCAACCAAACATGTCGACCTAAAGATAAATTACAAGTATACTTGGCGAGATTGTGGGCTTCAAAGTTGAAGTTTCTATATTCAAAAACAAAACTGCAAGTACGAAAACTACCCTTGCGTTCTATTATTTCATGTACAATGGCTGCATGTGCTCCACTAGTTCCCATGAGGATGTCCTTCTCGACCCCTTGGCAATCGCTTGCAACACATAGGTCCTGAAGATTGAGGTCCTCTGCCAACGCTGTCGCTTCCCTGCATGCATATGTTTCAAGAATCGTTGGGTCTATCATGCCTTGAAAAACAACCGTTGAAGAGCCTAAATAAGCGCCGCTGTAGTCGCGGCAAATGGCTGCTGCCACGCCTCCGCGCCCGTAGCGAAGCACTGCACCATCCACGTTGATCTTCGCGATCCCTATAGCCGGTGGCAACCATCGTTTTGACGCTGCTGAAGGCACCGCAATGGTCTTGTACTGCTTCTCTGTCCTGGGTAACATTTTTAGCTCCTGAAGAAAAGAATTGACAAAGGAATTTGTGTGTTGCGGGCTCTGAAAAATATTCTCATGGATTGCCTTTCGCCTCGCATACCATATTGCCCATAATGTCACAGCCATCCTTGATGAGCACTGCTGTCTGGCATTGCAGTTTAGTTTCCCACAGTGAGTGGAACAGGTGCAGAGAGGAGAGAAATTCATCTTCTCGGGTTTCCCGGGCCCATTTGCTGATTTTGCTGCTACTCTTGTAGATAGGCCCAGCTACAAGCAAATAAGGCCCCTGCGCTCAGGCCTTTCGGGAATACGTACTGGAGCAATGCGCCAAGGCGTCTCTCGCTCGGCAAACGCTCTTTGCcggctctatgccgacggcctcccgCCACCGCGCCGTCGGCAAACCCCGGCTACAATCTGCAATCCCCCCCAAACCCTACACAGCCCGGCTTACCCCTCCCATCCCCCACTTGCGTCTCCATCCTCTCCGCCCTCTTCCACTCGCGCCGCCGCTCGTCCCTGCGTCCGAGCCTGCCGTTTAGGAAGGTCGCGCTCGGATCGCAGGTCGGAACAAGAGAAACCGGCCGGCACTCAGGTCAGTTCGCTGCCATTTGCGCTGCTCGGAGCGGCAGATCTGCTCGTACTCCCGCAATGATTCAGTTTCTGAGCTTTGACATCATGTGTGTGCGTGCGGACCGCGGCGCAGGGAGGGTCGGCCCGGCGACGATGGCGGAAGACCGAAGCTGGATGTACACGGGCCGCCAGAGCAGGAAGAAGTTCACCCCCGAGTGGCTGGAGAAGACGACCGAGTTCCTGGAGCGCGCCTTCCGCATCCTCCCGCCGGGGCGCCAGGCCGTGCTGTGCCCCTGCGCTCGCTGCCAGTTCAGGCTGTACAGACCGAAGGACGAGATTCAGCTGCATCTGTTCAAGAACGGGTTCGCGCCAGGGTACACGGTGTGGGTGTACCACGGCGAGCGCCACAACCCCCAGCCTGCAAAGCCTAAGCCGTCCGACGACCACCCCAAAGAGAATGGCGATCTCGACGGGAAGAAGGatggcgccggcggcggcgagcaagTGCCGAAACCGGCGCAGGTTTTGTTCTGAACATCTGAAGGGTTTCAGAAACTGTAGCTTAAACAGGGGAGGTTTCAGCAGCGGCTACTGACATTTGCAGGGGACGAAGAAGTGGGCGTGCGCAAGCGGCAAGCCACCAAAGAAGGATCAGCTGTGGGCACGGGCTGCGGCGCagggagagggaggcccggcggcgacggcggaggaCCGCAGCTGGATGTACACGGGCCGGCAGAGCAGGCAGACCATCACCCCCGAGTGGGCGGAGAAGACGACCGAGTTCGTGGAGCGCGCCTTCCGCGGCGTCCCGCCGGACTATGGCATGCTGTGCCCCTGCGCGCGCTGCCGCAACCGCAACAGGATACCGAGGACCAAGTTCGACATGACGATGGATCTGGGCAGGAACGGCTTCATGCCAGGGTACACGGTGTGGGTGCACCACGGCGAGGGCCCCAACCCCCAGCCTGCCAAGCCGTCCGACGCCCATGGGAagaaggatggcggcggcggcggcgagcaagtGTCAAAACCGCAGGTTTTGTTCTGAACATCTGAGAGGGGTTTCAGAAACTGTAGCTGTGAACGCCCCTTGGGAAATATGTCCAGGTTACTGACATTGTGAACTCGCCATTGCATTTGCAGGAGACTAAGGAGTGGGAGATTTCCCATCTTGAGGCGTATGCAAGAGGCCGTCTACCAAAGGGGACTAGTCAAATGGAGTGGAGCTACCAGAAATACCTGTGGGAGCAAAAGAAAGCCAAGCTGCAACAGGAACAGAGTGAGCCAAAGGCAAAGAGGCTGGTGAGTTTACCTGCCTTAGTGTCACTGCAGTGTCAATACTCGGTAGAAATCTGACGGTGCTTGTCCCATATTCAGGCTATGAACTAGGGTAGAAACATTGCTTGATGTGTTTGCTCTGTACAACTTAACTATAGGAGTGCAATGCTAGCCCAAATTTGCAGCAATGGTTGCCCACTTCATGCTCGCGCTGTGTGGAACGGGTAGGCGGCTTATCGGCTTGAAGCCTGAGATGCAACTTTGGGAAGAGCAAAGTTGTTGCATTGTTTCCTGTTACTACTTACTCCACTAGTTAGTGAGAGACTGTTGCAGCAAATTCTTTACTGCTAAATGCCGATACAATTAGATGGTTTTAGAATGGCTGTACTAGGCAATCTTCTTCAATAATGCTATAAGTAGTACAATATCCTGAAAGATACAACACCTTCCCCATTTCATGTTTTCCTGAAACTTTTTTTAGCCTTCAAATGCTGCTCTATAAGAAACATGTTTGCCAAACGTATTTggctgttttttttttaaaaaggagaatgacccccggcctctgcatctgggcgatgcatacggccactttattaattattctcacaagaccttacaaactaatacaacagcaagactaaagtcaccgtctaagcaacaactgtcgctacacctatccaaatgatgaaggggcgctgatagcctgggcctaataccaaacagacatcgcagccaaacctaaacatctaagacctgaggtcccaaccaggacgcctgcctggtatggggcacctaccagtccggcgcacttctcaaccaggacgcctgccgggtatgaggccgccgcagccacctgccacgagtCCATCTTTAGAGCTGTGTTGTTGCATCTACCATGCCAtatctctctgccatcgacgtcaccacgacGCCAAAcaacgtcgtcctcctgcgcgagtccatcctcccacatcgaactccgaatctgcactgcgccacgccgtcaagatccgtcgccatcaatgtatggatgaagcaccgctccaccaaagaaaccGTCCGCTGGTCCCGCGAAGCAAGGCGCGGCACCAAGTAGAAGGCCGAAGCGCACCGCCACCACGCCACCAGCAGCCCCGCCACCAAGAGCTGTTCCCAGCCGCCGCCTTCAAGACGGAACACGACACCAGGGTGCCGTCGACGCCCAGACCAGGGGAACAAAAGCTTTCGCCATAGCTCTAGGAGGAGGCGGAAGGGAGAGGATCCACCccaaagccttcaggaaggggatcGGCGCCAAAGGCGTCGACTTTGGGGAGGCTGCCGCGCCAGTcaggggtttcccccggaaccTCACCCGCACGCCAGATCCGCCAGGCCGGCCATAGGGGACGCCGAAAGCCGCCGCCAAGGACCGGCGCCAGCACGGATCGGGACAGATCGAAGCAGGGGCGGATTTTCTACATGGAGCCATGACGGATTGCGAGGAGCCGCCACTGCGCCAGCGTCCGCAGCCCCACGCTGCCCGCGCGGCCGTGGGAGGCTGCCCACCAGAGCCCGCCGGCTGCACCGCGCCCATcgaccggggccgccgccccggggaGCCAAGGCCCTCCAACAGAGGAGGCGCCAGATCGCCACCATCTACAACCCCCCGCCGAgacccaccaccacgccgccggatGGGCCGCGCACGCCCGGGCCACCGCCGGTTCCCGCCGAGATCCGCCGCCCCAGTCCCAACGGGAGCCGCGAggagtcgccccgccgccgccgtcagccgcACGAGCTTCGCCCGGCGGCttcctccggcggcggcgcggggctaggGGGCGATTGGCCGGCGGCGCGCTAGGGTTAGGGAGGCGCCCCCGAGTCGCCCTAGGCGAGAGCGACGCGGGGGAGGTAAGTGGCAGATATCCTCTTGCACTCGACTTTGAGGACGATCCTCTTGCTTGAGCATGCAAGTACTGATATCAGGTCCTTCTTGCTAAAACCTCACAAGGGTTTGTTATTGATTAGTAGTATCACAGAGTACGCATTGCTGGCTTTTCTCTGACGTACAGTTGCACGACTTTCTGCACTTCTTTTTCAACTGACGGATATCTACACTTAATAGCATAACTTGTTCAAACTATGTGATTCT
It encodes:
- the LOC119297371 gene encoding uncharacterized protein LOC119297371; translation: MAEDRSWMYTGRQSRKKFTPEWLEKTTEFLERAFRILPPGRQAVLCPCARCQFRLYRPKDEIQLHLFKNGFAPGYTVWVYHGERHNPQPAKPKPSDDHPKENGDLDGKKDGAGGGEQVPKPAQGTKKWACASGKPPKKDQLWARAAAQGEGGPAATAEDRSWMYTGRQSRQTITPEWAEKTTEFVERAFRGVPPDYGMLCPCARCRNRNRIPRTKFDMTMDLGRNGFMPGYTVWVHHGEGPNPQPAKPSDAHGKKDGGGGGEQVSKPQETKEWEISHLEAYARGRLPKGTSQMEWSYQKYLWEQKKAKLQQEQSEPKAKRLLTFAEEEGSNVDVPEPEVEDTATTTADAPVANPAMTANAGGVQIPAGPTARQAGPPGWYSGSDWVH